One window from the genome of Glycine soja cultivar W05 chromosome 12, ASM419377v2, whole genome shotgun sequence encodes:
- the LOC114377990 gene encoding uncharacterized protein LOC114377990, whose translation MDNQRSPLLSWAYYFQGKSMEELRQSLIYTTLELEQTRDAVQEELKKRDEQLLNLKDLLSKTIRERDEAQEKCQRLLLEKLVFQQQQQQAAPVSGISSIEDEPRRGIDSNNGHSLSDCEESIVSSPVIDHLPQPQPQTQSMIELTPDKPLPEKGKLLQAVMKAGPLLQTLLLAGPLPQWRHPPPPLESFEIPPVTIPSPPPPPQPQPQLFHQDTFFNNTNGSSSTTTNCGRLSRKRVFCDGSDFITETKSQRLVLH comes from the exons atGGACAACCAGCGTAGCCCTCTTCTAAGCTGGGCTTACTACTTCCAGGGAAAG TCAATGGAGGAGCTGAGGCAGTCCCTGATATACACAACTCTGGAGCTAGAACAAACAAGGGATGCAGTGCAAGAAGAGCTAAAAAAGAGGGATGAACAACTACTCAACCTAAAGGACCTCCTAAGCAAAACcataagagagagagatgaAGCACAAGAGAAATGCCAGAGACTTCTCTTGGAGAAGCTAGttttccaacaacaacaacaacaagcagCTCCTGTGTCTGGAATTTCAAGCATCGAAGATGAGCCAAGAAGAGGAATTGACTCCAACAATGGCCACTCATTATCAGATTGTGAAGAGAGCATTGTTTCCTCTCCAGTCATTGACCATTTACCTCAACCTCAACCTCAAACACAATCAATGATTGAACTAACACCAGACAAACCATTACCAGAAAAGGGTAAGCTTTTGCAAGCAGTGATGAAAGCTGGTCCTCTCCTTCAGACCCTTCTCCTTGCAGGACCTCTTCCTCAATGGAGACACCCACCTCCACCACTTGAGTCCTTTGAAATCCCCCCTGTCACCATAccctcaccaccaccaccaccacaaccacaaccacaacTATTCCACCAAGACACCTTTTTTAACAACACTAACGGTAGCAGCAGTACCACAACCAACTGTGGAAGACTCAGTAGAAAAAGGGTCTTCTGTGATGGCTCTGATTTTATTACCGAGACCAAGTCCCAAAGGCTTGTACTTCACTGA